TTAATTTAGAGAAACATGGTCATTTGCTGGAGAGAACCGAAGAGGGACCCTCCCCTCCATCCAGTGTGCTGGCCCCTCCCAGCCAAGAAGCCTCAGGCAGCCCCTCTGATGCAGGGAGGAGATGGGTCAGGGTCTTTCAGTTCTAAAGGGACTGCTGAGGGCCAGAAGCCAGGTCCCCCTTCTCAGCAACCCACTTCCTGTTCCCTTACAGGGCAAGGGCCCTCTCTACAATTACAGTTGGGCCTCAGGACGGAAATGACTAATCCTAACAGAATCAGCTTGTGTTCTCATTGCTCTGGCCCAGCCTGATCTTGTTACCAGATGAGAACATGTCTTATTGAGTTTAATTTTGATGGCTGTGGAGACAGAGCACTTTGAGTAATGGACAGCCACACTGTGTCCTGAATAGCCCTGGAGGGCTGGAGACCATCACCCAGATAGCACCCTCCACCCCCTGCCCATCCACGTTGTGCTAGGATCCCAGGTGCCCCTGCAAAGTAGCTGGAGGATGGCTTCACACCCCACCCTGTTCCTCTGCTGCTGAAACCTGGCTGCAAGCATGGGGCCTGGGCTTTGGCCATGGCCTGCTCAGGCTAATGCTGTCCCTGCTCTTTCTCCCTCTGGAGATGAACATCTGCAACAAGCCCTCCAACAAGACGGCCCCGGAGAAGAGTGTGTGGACAGCATCTGCACAGGCCAGTGGACCCTCCCCGGAGCTGCAGGGCCAGCGGTCCCGCCGGAATGGGTGGAGTTGGCCCCCTCACCCGCTCCAGATTGTGGCCTGGCTGCTGTACCTCTTCTTCGCTGTGATTGGCTTTGGGATCCTCGTGCCCCTCCTGCCTCACCATTGGGTGCCTGCTGGCTATGCTGTATCCTTGGGAGAGTGTGGGGCTGACACAGGGAAGAGGGTGTGCTGGGTGGGCTGACACAGCCGAGGTCTTAAGCTGGGCTCAGAGCTCAGAGAGCagggtggggcagggcagggtGGGCCTGTCTCTGTCGTGTGGACTAGCTGCTCACTCGCCTGGCCTCCAGCCCCCACCTGACCTctccacccctgcccctccaTGGGGTAAGTGGACAGACTGAAAGTCCCTTGGAGCATTTAAAGCCCCACATGGTTGTGACTCTCATCAACTGAGGTACCACCAGTGGTATTACAGAGGAAGAGAGCCTTAAAGCTGTCTTTGAGCTAATTGTATCCAAAGCTAAACAAAGAATCAATAAGGGAGTAATTATTCCATTTATGAAAGAATTTTTCACTTTTCAAAGAGAGTCACAGTAGAATTCTTTTACATAGTAAGTTTCTGGTACATTTAAAATGTGGTTCTATTTACGGACAGATTATTGTACTATGCCAGGACTGTTTGGGAGCACATTGATTTTGTATATCAGACCCTTTTAGAGTAAGGTTGCATGTGGCAAGAGGCTGGGATGGGGATGCCCTGGAGGCCTGGGAATAGTGGCAAATGTAGACTTCCCAGCCCTGGCCATGACCCCCAGGTGCAGAGAACTGACCGCAAGGCCACGGGGTTGGGGAGTAGCAGATGGCTTTGAGTCCCTTGTCCAGAGGTGCCTATGAGAGTGTGCCCTGGTGAACGTGTACTTCATGGAGAAGATTCCTTGGAGAGGAGGACTAGGACCAGCTGTGGGTGGTTGGCAGGCATGAGCTTGAAAGGTTGGGGCATGGAGTCAGCATCTGAGCTTGGGGCCAACTCTCCAAACCCCAGGCCTCAGCCTCCTCTGTCTGACAGGGAGGGTTCCTCCCTGTTCCTGGGGTGGGCACAAAAAGCACGTAAGGATGTGTGTCTGAGCCGGAATACATGAGCCATAAGGTGAGCACGCTTTCTTGGGGAGCAGTGGAGCTCTGGGCCAGTGGATTACAAGGGCGGATATGGAGAAGGCCCCTAGAGAGAGTTGTATTCAGACACCACCAGTGTCACTGGGGCTTCCTGGTTCACTAGGACCTGGAGTTTTGTAATCAGCTCTGTCAGTGAAAAATTGGACTTGCCCTGAGGTGACTGACAGGCGTTAGTGCTTCCCAGATCTGGAAGGGGCACATCCCTCACTCAGGATTACCAGGGTTTCTGCTGTCAGGGCACCTGGGAAGCCAGGTTAATAACTTTGTGGTTTGCAGAGAGCAGGATCAGAGCAACTCACAGTAAATAAGAGTAGCATTTATTGTGTACTTCTAGGTGCCAGAGAGTTCCTCGGTAGTACAGATGGTTCAcatgcttggctgataactgagaggttggtggttaaagtctacccagaggcctagctatctacagaagaaaggcctaggtatctgttaaaaaaaaaaaaaacaaaacaaccactggaaacactatggaacacagatctactctgacacacatgaggtttccatgaattgacttgatagcaactggtttgttttgtttataggtgccaggcactgagggCTGCTCGGGCAGCCTGAGTGAGGATGTAGGATGGCTCTGAGGggttttgtcttccttattcagtgtccatcTGCTTTGGGCAGTGTGGAGGCTCCCAGAGCCCCTGGTCTGGCACCCCATTTCCAGGCCTGTACAGTTCTCCTTCCTTCCATTAAAGCCTTCATCTTTCTGCAGACACCAGCAGACCCCTAAGGGATGAGGCTGGGTAGTGGTGTGTACCAGGTACCCACCTGGAACTATCCAGGGTGCTAAAGATGAAAAGATGAGTAAGGCACACCTCAGCCTAGGCTGCTCAGCCTCCAGCCAGGGAAAAACTTGTGGTTTGGAGACCACAAGTAAAGACCATGTGGTAAATATGGGATAGAGGCTCATACAGCAGGTGGGGTGCAGGAGGAGGGCCACGCATACAACATGACTACGTGCCCAGCTGCACCCCTGCCTGCTCCCAGCTCCCGTTTCCCGTAGTCAGTGCTCAGGTCACCGTGGGCTCACTCCTCCCTCTCCTGCATTTCCTGTATCTAGTCATCCAGTCTGATGGCTTAGCTAGTATCCTGAATGGCTAGGGAATTGGCCCCACTTTTCTCTCCACTACCCAGTGTCTCTCTCACCTAGATGACCATTTAGTTTCCAAACCGTTCTCCCTGCAAACACTCTCATCCCCTGCCCATCCATTTGCGCCGctgcagccagagtgatctttcagaaacacgTTTGATCACGTGTTCCCCAGCTTAAAGCCCTCTAAGAGGTTCTTCCTGCCTTAAGGAATGAGGTTCAAGGTCCTTACATGGCCTTCAAAGTCCTGCACATTCAAGTCTCAGCCTGCCTCCCCAACCTCTTGCATTATTTCCTCTGTTCTCTGTATTTTGACAGTGGTTGGTCTTTGCCTGGAAACCCCTCACCTTTGTCCCCACCCCTAACCCCCAGCTAAGTCAGAGGCCAAGAACTGGCAGCCCACGCGTCAGTGTGgcctgcagatttttttttttttaatcgaaggATGACTTAACACACAACTTTTAAGTTCTCCTTCCACAGgttcattttaaaattctttatttcctTGTCAACACTTAAAAATTGGGAGATCTCACCTCAAAATCtaggtttttggtttctttttaaaagCCAGACCTTGGTGACAGGGGCCCTCATTCTTGCACGGCATCCATGAGCTGGAGCCATGTGTCAGCCGCCTCCTGGTTGGGGTCCTGGCTGCTCCTGGCAGCCACAACGAAGCCCCTTTCCTCTTTACATTGCCTGCCAGGTCCCTGCTATTCATTCCTTCTCCAGATCTCAGTTAAGATGACAcacttcctcagggaagccttccaGACCCTGTCAGACTAGCCAAGGCCGCCCAGCTCCTAACTTGTGTAGTCCCATGAGCTCTCTTCACTGGAGTACCTGTTATTTGGTTAGAGTCTGTGTTTTCTAACAGGCTGTAGGCCCTTTGGGCCTAAGGACCAAGTCTTGCTCCTGCTACATCCCTcagtcagtgcctggcacagagaaagACCTCAGGAaacagttgaatgaatgaatcacggggtggggtggggtgggaaaagTGTTGGGGCAGGCAGGAAACTGACTGTCAGCACAAACAGTTTGTCTGAAGAGAGGCTGAAATGGCGAGAAGCAGTAGTTGGTGAGACCAGAGAGGCTTGGGAAGAACCGCAGCAAAAAGAATCTTGGCATTAAGCTGAAGAGTGAACTTTAACTTGAGAGATATTGAGAGGCATCGAAGGAGTTTATGCAGGGAGGCCCTTAagtttttaaaagattatctAGGAGCCATGTGAAGGTCAGCCAGATAGGAGGGACAGATTCGGGAGACCGTGGGGTCACCCAGGCAGGGTGTAAAGGCCTGAGCCATTGCATTGGCTGTAGGGATAGAAAGGTCAGTGGTGGGCCACGGGggttctctgtcagctgtggtaGGGCAGAGCCTGGCTCATGCAGACATGCAGGAGAATTTGGCAGCTGGGAGttggagaaggaagagaggaaaggggTTGGATGATGGATGGAGGATGAATGATGGAGGGATAATGGATGATAGAAGAATGATGGCCTGGCTGGCAACAGGATGATGGAGTAtcatggacagatggatggatgggtgggtggatgggtgggtgggtaagtgcatggatggatgaatggatggatggtggaacCTGTTAGTGGGTTTTTACATATTCAGACTTTACTGCAAGTTGTCAACATACTTGTCTCCAGTGTTTGGTCCAATCATTGAGCAGATAAGGCCTGGAAGAGCTGCATTTCAGCTCCAGAAATTAGCCATACTGCACCTGGCCAGGTACTGAACGTGTCAGGCCATCTCAGATACTGAACCCAAGGCTCCAAATGCCTGAACTCCAGGTGAGGGAGGCAGCAGGTGTGTGAGCCTCTGCAGGTGATTCTCAATCTGACCCAGCTCCTGAGAGGGATGGAGTTTCCCTTTTCGAGCTGACTTCCTGTAAAAGAACTTAAACTTTGGGTCCCTGAGCCTTAGGAGATGATTTCTTCAAGTCTCACTTCAACATTTAGAATCTGAAAGCAGATGAGCCAGGGCCTGAGCCAGACCCAGAGCAGTGAGGCCAGGGTCCTGTGTTCAGGCCTCTCAgaggcaggcagacaggcaggcaggcaggcgggcAGGCAGGCAGTTCTGGCACATGAGTTCCATTACCAGATAGCCCCTGTCCTCTTTCATCTTGGGCATGGATCTGATGGGGTGGGTCTTGGCTGGAGGTAAGAGACGGCACAGGGGTAGAGGAGAGAACTACTTATGGAAGGTGGAGTGGAGAGTAGTTCTTGGGCCATGGGAAGTGGGCGTGGGGCTCCCAGCTGGCAGAGTGTGGAGAGAGTCTTTAACCTGATGGGCTAGTGCATGGGCGCCATCTTTGCCGGCCACCTTGTGGTACACCTGACTGCTGTCTCCATCGATCCAGCAGATGCCAACGTGCGGGACAAGAGCTACACAGGGCCCCTGCCGGTCTTCAACCGTAGCCAGCACGCACACGTCATTGAAGACCTGCACTGCAACCTGTGTGATGTGGACGTGTGAGTGCACGTGGACTGGGGGGTGTGCAGACAGTGAGCGTGCCTGGGGATCACAGCTGGGGCTCAGATCTGGATGCCTCAGAACCCTCGTGTTTTACACAGTCAAGAATCTTGATAGAGTGGCAGAGAATCGGTGGGTCCCTGAGAAGGTGATTGGAAATGAAGATGAGGAGTAGTGTTTCCAACAAAGTTAAAGTAGGAAACATTCGGCACTGCTACATACATTTCTAATGACTAACTGCCAGTGACATGTCTCTTCCCCTCCCCACGCCCCACCCCCTGCATCTCTTACAAGCATCCCCAGATAGGGTGGGAGGCAGGTTAATGCTTGAGTTCTCACTGTGTGCTCAAGCAGTTAGGTACAACCACCCTGCAAGGTGGGTAGCATCTTTCTCACTTCCCAGAAAGGCTGAGAGGCCTGCCTGGAGTCACACAGCTACTGAGTAGCAGAGTCAGGTTCACAGCCCAGCCTGCCTGGCCTCCAAACCAATACTGTTATCCTCGTTTACCCTTGTGAagtctgaggcccagagaggccaaGTGACTTgctccaggtcacacagctagtggggAGAGGAATTAGAATGTACAGAGTCCATACACACCCCTTTGGCTGGTCCAGACTACCTCCCTAGATCCCTTCCTGACTCCTGGAGTTTCCCTGCCTTCCAGCTTCAGAAAGAGGATTGGGAATGGGGGTGTGGGCCAAGGCTGGTGCCACACTTCTAATCCAAAGACCCAGTCAGCTTATTAAGGGGGTCTGTCCACAGCAAAGAGTAAGAGCATCAGACCATCTGTTCATTCACTAGGCGTCAGTCAGCACGCTGTCCTGAGTGGCTGCTCTGGGAGTTGCTGCCCATTCCAGGGCTCCGGGTCCCAGCCCATTCTGGGGGAGAGGTTAATGCCCACTCTTCCACACTCCCTTGGGCCTTCCCTGAGTATCCCCCAGGGTGGAAGACTCTCACCTGACTTCTTAATGTGGCCTCCACCTCATCTGGCCCCCTGCACTAAGCTGCCCTGAAACTTCCATCCAGATGTCAGCTTGCTCCCTTTGGATTAGACCAGAGAGAGGTTTTCTGGAAAAAATGCCAATAAAGTGCCCATGGAATGGCAGGAAAGCAAGGGCCCCAAAAATGGCCATGTCAGAAAGAGCTGTGTAGGCCCGTGTTCCCTCAGCCTGGCTCTCCTCCCTGGCCCCGGACCGGCATCATCTCCTGGTTTGGCACAGGGGCCTTGCTTGGAAAGGAAGCCCCTTTTCTGTTTCACTGCCCTCACTACCACCAGCCGGGTGCGCAGCCCCAGGGCAGGGCAGCGTAATGCCCCTCAACACCCTCCTTCTGCCCCTGTGGTCCCTTGGGAACACATCCAGTCCTCAGCTCTTCAGAAACGGCGCCGCCTCCAGGTGCCTCACCCCGCAGTGCCACCAGAGGGGGCGCGCGCTCCAGGTCGCCGCGCTCCGCGGTCGGGCGGCTGCTCCTGGTGGTTACCCTGCGCCAGGCCCTGCGCCGCCTTCAGGCTGTGGACCCCCGCCGCCCCAGCTTCAGGGCAAGGAAGGGCAGGGCGAGCCCACCGACCGCGCTGTGCCCCTCCCCCCGCAGGAGCGCTCGCTCCAAACATTGCAGCGCCTGCAACAAGTGTGTGTGCGGCTTCGACCACCACTGCAAGTGGCTCAACAACTGCGTGGGCGAGAGGAATTACCGGTGAGAGCCGGCGGATGCACGGGTGCCTGGGGACGTGCAGGTCTGAGTGCGTGAGCCAAGACCCTTGTCGCCAGCGGATAAAGGGTGGGGGCGCATCCGCGTGTGCTGGTCTGAGAGAGATGCTCCTAATAGTGCCAGCTGGGATGGGCAAGGTGGGTTTGAGGTCTTCCACCTTGATGACCCGGGGAAAGGCGGGTAGCCTGATGGAGTGGCCATCCATCCTCAGCTTTGCCCCTTGCCTTTGGCTTTCTAAAGACCTGGGGCCGTGGGGTTAGAAGCCTGCTCCCCAGCCCAGCATGGGTCCCTCTGAGCCCTGGGCCCTTAGCAAGCTGGAGCACCAGGGTGCTGACAGCTGCCCACTGCTGGGCCCAGGCTTTTTCTACACAGTGTAGCTTCAGCCTTGTTGGGTGTCCTGCTCCTCGTGTTGGTGGCCACCTATGTCTTTGTCGAGTTCTTTATCAACCCCATGCGGCTGCGCACCAACCGCCACTTTGAAGGTCAGTCAGAGCCCCCCTGCCCCAGGCCTGTCCTGGTCACAGGTCCCAGAGTTGGCTGAGCAGTCTTCGTGTGCCCTGCAGTCCTGAAGAATCACACAGATGTATGGTTTGTGTTCCTGCCCGCGGCCCCGGTGGAGACTCAGGCTCCGGCCATCCTGGCCCTGGCTGCCCTTCTCATCCTTTTGGGCCTGCTTTCCACAGCCCTGCTTGGCCACCTGCTCTGCTTCCACATTTATCTCAGTAAGTGTCCCCACACACCTACCTTGTAGGGCCAGACTCCCTAGGCTGCAGGGAGCCCTGAAGCCCTGCCCTGCCCCTTTGCAGTGCTGGCTCTATGGTGACTAGTCTCACCTGGACATGGGGCAGTGGTTTCAGCCTGGGGCTGGgtgccctccctccccttctgAACTCTGGAGTCTCCACTGCACTGAGCCCTCTCCTCCTCCCCGACCCTCAGTGTGGCACAAACTCACCACCTATGAGTACATCGTGCAGCATCGCCCATCACAGGAGGCAAAGGGGGCCCACAGGGAGCTCGAGTCATGTCCCCCCAAGATGCGATCCATTCAGGTATAGAGGTGGTCCAGAGAGGGCTAAATGGGTGGGAGGTGGGCtccaggggtgggaggggtggTTGGCCGTGCAGCAAGCAACCAATTGGAAGTCAGGGCAAAGGGAGGCAAGCCTGGACCAGCAACCAGGGTTGGGGCTGCTGTGGGGCAAGAGGGTGAAGACAAGCCTGGACTGAGCATGTGGGCAGAGCCGAGGGAGCCCTGCGTTTCCCTGACCCCATCCATGTACGCGGCCGTCCAGGCTCCAAGCATGTGCTGGAGGGTGCGGAATGTGGGAGCCCGGAAGCAGGCAGGTTGGGGCTGCAAGAGAAGAGAGAGGGATGGACCAGCAACTGGGCCAACAAGTGGCTGCCAGGATGGGGCCATCCATTCTTTCCACCCATGACCCTGACCTCTGATACCAAATTACTCTAATGCTTAGAGCAGTCCATGAGGTATTGGTACAAAACCCATATTGCCGGTGAGCGTAGTGAGGCCTAGAAGCTGGGTCTCCACATTCTCAACCAGGAAGCTACTACCTCAACCCCCCAGCTCAGGCTTTGGCCCAGCCAGCCCAGCTGCTGATCAGCTCATTCTCATTCCCACGCCCCATGGCTTCCTGAGGTCagcagctgggggtgggggtggtccAGTCCTTGGAGCCCCAGGGACTGGGAAGGCAGGGGGCCCAGGCAGGCCTTGTTGGCAAGGCTGAACCCTGGATCCTGAGTCTTCATGGCAACTGGACACAAACACAGGCTGGTGGGCGGGTTGGGGGAGGGCTGGGACCTAGCCTCTCCTGTTCTCATCACCAGGGCTTGACCTTGCCTGTGGGCCAAGCTGCCAGGCTAGAGTTCCTGTGCAGGCCTGTGGGCTGGGGAAGTGCAGACCCTGCCCCCCCTCCCCAACACAGGCTTGGGTACCAAGCCTGTGTTAACACAGTGGCAGACATCCTGTGGAGTGGGCATCCCCATGTCACAGAggggactgaggctcagagaagtaggCAGGGGACTTTCTTGAGGCTTCATAGGCAGTGCCATTGAGGCAGAGCTGGCACTGGGATGCCCAGAAGGCTCTGTGGCCCTGCCCTGCACCAACTGCCTGGACTTCAGAGCTGGGTGTGCCAGCAGCAAGGgcattttatttctgctcttctgTCCATCTGCGATGACCTGAGGGAAGCCTACCCAGAGGGTAGGAGGGGTGTgcctttcccattttacagagagagAGCTAAGGCTGAGGTGCCATGGTACCTCTCAGGAATGTGCACATTTTTGAAGGTCTCTAAGGTTTTTTTAAGGGAGAATCCTAGGGACAGCTGTGCTGGGGAAAGGGTTGAGTGGGGACACGATGAAGATACACTCAGACTTCCCCAGCTGGGTAGGGCCtgactcctgtgccatcctggccCCTCAGGCTCTGTTCTGGGGCCAGCCTCTGCTGCCgcccccccatacacacacatactctgcCCCACCCTTCCAGAGCCCAGGAGCTCCAGGGTAGGTGTGCCCTCCGTGCTGGGGGAAGACTAAGACGCAAGGGAGGATTACTCTAAGGTCCCAGGCCGTGTGACTGGCCTCTggcccttcttctttttcagagcTCCATGCTCAGGCTGGCAATCCCACACCCCTCCCCAAAGGGCCAGGCAGGGCACGGGCTTGCTCAGGACCTCGGTCTCTGCACCTGTGCGGTCAGCCAGTGGCCGGCTGGGCTCTGTCCTCCACATACGGCCTCCTCCCTACCCCCACCCTAAGCAGGAATGCGGGAGGGGCCCCTCTGTGGAGCCGTTGCCCCCAAACATAGGCTTGTTTTAGAGACGCGTTGCTGCTACAATGTCCTCTCTGCACTAGTCAGGACGCCTCGGTCTCCATGGAAACGGTTGCCGCAGCGAGCGACAGCTGTCCCGGCGCACCTCCCCACAGCGTGCGGACCGTCGGGAGGGGCCGCTTGGCAGGGGTGGGCCTCGTCGTCCTGGCTCCGCCCTGCATCTTCCGCGCAGCGCCCTTCCTTGGCTTGGTCCTTTACTGgcttctgtttcctcacctgcagCCCTTAGGGGTGTAGTTGGGACCCGTTCTGCCTGGAGGGTGCAGGCCTAGGCCGCTCTGCACTGACCGCCTAGACTTCGGGGCCAGATGTGCCAGCAGCAAGGGCATTTCATTTCTGCTCTTCTGTCCATTTGCAAATGACCTTAGGGAGGCCTAcccagagggtgggagaggcgtgcttgtcccattttacagagggctGAGACCTCAGGCTCCTTCCCTTACTGGGGCTGGGTCGGACGCCCCTAGAGTCGCTGTGAAGATAGCGATTTCACAAGACATAGCTCGCCCGTAAGCCTGCTCCGGATTCCCTACCACCTACGGCCTTCCCTTTAGGGGTAGGGGTGGGAGAGACCCGggcaccctccctcc
The Loxodonta africana isolate mLoxAfr1 chromosome 21, mLoxAfr1.hap2, whole genome shotgun sequence DNA segment above includes these coding regions:
- the ZDHHC1 gene encoding palmitoyltransferase ZDHHC1, coding for MYKMNICNKPSNKTAPEKSVWTASAQASGPSPELQGQRSRRNGWSWPPHPLQIVAWLLYLFFAVIGFGILVPLLPHHWVPAGYACMGAIFAGHLVVHLTAVSIDPADANVRDKSYTGPLPVFNRSQHAHVIEDLHCNLCDVDVSARSKHCSACNKCVCGFDHHCKWLNNCVGERNYRLFLHSVASALLGVLLLVLVATYVFVEFFINPMRLRTNRHFEVLKNHTDVWFVFLPAAPVETQAPAILALAALLILLGLLSTALLGHLLCFHIYLMWHKLTTYEYIVQHRPSQEAKGAHRELESCPPKMRSIQEMEFYVRTFSHVRREPPGQARPTAANVDPSRFFATRGQEEPAPPSSPEALGLPPRIRPQKKRKRRVYKVPTSGTLDPTPARPRLPGSRASGHRSSSSSDSAGESPVHAAGPADAYHSASAESVDEIPVAQTRLGSAALATRGGRVREPGLALQARALAVFVSPSSGEPGVRGCPETGLA